GCACGGAGACGTCTACGTCGCCCAGACCACCTGCGCGCACACTAACCACTTCTACAAAGCCATCATCGATGCGAACGAGTTCCCTGGGCCCGCAGTTGTAAACGTTTACACCACCTGCCAGCCCGAGCACGGCGTTGCCGACGATGTTTCCGGCAAGCAGGCCAAGCTTGCCGCCGACAGTCGCGCCTTCCCGGTTTTCACATACGATCCCCGCCGGGGTGAAACTATCAGGGAGCGCATGAACCTGACGGGCAATCCCGCACCGAACAAGGATTGGTTCGAGAATGCCAAGACGGGCGAGGTGTGCGACTTCATCACCTTCGCCCGCACAGAGGGGCGCTTTGCCAAGCAGTTCGACAAGGATGGCAATCCATCCGAGCTGCTGCTCAAGACCAAACAAGAGCGCCTGCAAAACTGGCACCTGCTCCAGGAACTCGCCGGCATGCGCTAGGTCGTATTCGCAACAGAAATCAAAAACCCCGCAGCCGAAAAGGTTGCGGGGTTTTTTGTTGGTTGAAACGAGGTTTCGTAGCAAGAGACGATGAAAAATATTATCTGTGTTTTTTCTTCTTCTTTTCCTTGTCTTCGTACACTTTATAAACAACAGCGCTGTCGAGTTCCCCGTAGCCCGAGGCGAGGGCTTCCTCGTAGAAGGGAAGGCTGGCATCGCCCAGCGGGGCGATAGATCCGCTGCGTTTGGCGAGTAGCATGCCAAGCTTGATGTCTTTATGGAGGACGGTGACGGTGCTAACGGGTTTCGCGAAGCGGCGTTTATACATTCGCTCCCCCCGGTTGCGGAGTTGTCGGCTGTCGGCTGCGCTGCGCTGGAGGGCGTCGAAAAGGATGTCTCCTTTTACCCCCGAGCGAATGCCAACACGAAGCGTTTCGGCGATGGCGCATCGCTGGAGGCAGCACAGGTAATTGATCAACACCTTCATCGCGGCGCCTTGGCCCGAGGGGCCGCAGTAGAGCTGATCGTCAAGAAGTTTTTTGAAGATGGGGGCAATTTTTTTATAGGCTCGCTCGGGACCGCCCGCGATGAGGAGGCCGACCCGGTTCTCGACATTCTCACTATGTCCGCTGATGCAGCCGTCGATGTAATCAACTCCCTTTTTCTTGCACAAGGCGGCGAGCTGGCGGCTGTCCTCTGGGTCGGCTGTCGTCGTGTCGCATATAAGGGCAGGGGTTTTGCTTTTGGCAAAAGCGAGAAAACCATTTTTCCCCTTGCTGGCCTTGATGGATATTTTCGAATTGGGGACGGAGATGAAGACGTAATCTGCCTCCTCGGCAACCTCGCGGGACGTGGCGAAAGGCACTCCGCCGATTTTTTTAAGTTTTGCCGCAGCCTTAGGTTGCGGATCTGTGCCGATGACGCGATGTCCGTCCTCGATTAGGTTTTTAGAAAAAGCTTGTCCCATCAATCCCAGACCAATGAAACCGATAACCGGTTTTTTTCTCTTACGCTTCGCCATGATTCCTCCAAGGAAAATGATTCCAGTCGAAAGATAGTCGTATAACCTGGAAAAAAGGTACTACAGGCGAGCTTGGATCGAAATGTGTGAGAGGTAGTGTGGATATTACGGCGGCGCGGCTAAGTCGTTTTGGCTCGCCGCGCCGCCGGGGGATCGCTTAGGGTTTGTGTGCTTTCTTTTTGACAACCTTGATATTGGTCACCGCCTGAGGGCCATATTCAAGATGGTCTTTGTCTACGAGCCGAAGGTCAATTTTATGTGCCCCCTCTTTTAAACCGCTAATGTGGTAGCTCTTGCCACTTCGAATCATGTTGAGACACCGGCCGTCCAAGTAGATGTGCAGGTGGTTTCCGCGCGAGCCACGGTCCGGAATATCGAACTCGACCTTAAGATTTCGTGAGTGGATGACAGCTCCGTCGGCGGGCTTGAGAATAACGACCTTGCCTCTTGTCTTCATTGTTTTTTTGTCGCCCATTTTTTCGGGCATGTGCATGCAGGGAACAATGTCACCTTTGCCCATTGTATGGGCGCCGTGGTCCATTTTCTTTTTGAGTTTCATTTTCTTCATGTCGCCCACCTTCTTGCCGTGGGATTTTCCGTGGCCATGATTGTTCCCATTGGTGTATCCAGTCGATAAAAATCCCGAAAGTACGAACATAAGAGTTGAGATAGAGATGAAAATAATTTTTGGCATAGCGTAGAACTGCCTCCTTTGGTCAAAATTTAGATCGGCACTTCACCAGCAGGGTTGATCCTGGTGGCGTGCCTTTTAGTCTCTATAGGTGATGGTTTATACGTTGAAAAAGGGAGGCGCTCTGATCGAAAAAAAATAGGAGAGAGATAACAAGGTTGGAGAGAAAGTAACAAGAATGGCGGAAGATAATGTTTGTGGTGATTCCGCTAATGGCGTGAGTTCCGCCAAGTGTGCGATAGAGTTTTGCCCCGCTTGCTGTAGCTGACAACTTCCCTTTGAGGGAGTTGAGGCGGGATGTTGGTCCGATTCCTGGTGAGGCCCATCGTGGTGATGTTTTGAGGGTGATGTGCCCTGGTGTGCGAGAAGCGAGTTGAGCTGCTCGCTAATATGGTGAACCCGGTGGAAAGGGGTGGTGCCAAGAAAGACAATAAAAATTCCAGCTATCCAGATAATAGATAGGAGGTGTTCAGGAATTCGGCTCCCACGTGCCCTCTGATTTTTCATCAAGTGAATGCCTTTAATCGCAATTTTGGGAATGCGTCCCTCAAGAGAAGAAGAGTAAATGGTATTTTATTTATAGGCAAGCATCCGCCTTCCTCATCAGGGATATCAGGTGGTTCGATTATTGCCGTGATTCCTTTGTGCTGGTAGGATTCAGGCTCTTCCAACACAAGTAGAGGGAAATGGGAATGCCGGAGCAAAAACCTGAAATCGGAATTGGTCTGATCGGTGCGGGGCGCATGGGCTCGATACGTGCTCATTTGGCCTCAACACACGCTGTCGTGAATTATTTGGCGATAGCTGATATCGACCTGGCCAAGGCCGAGGCCCTTGCCCAGCAGACCGAGGCCGCGTTCTTCTCTGACGATAACCGTGCCGTTATCGAGCACCCGGATGTGGACGCCCTAATCGTCTCCACCCCGGAGGGGGAGCACACCGATTCCATTTGCCGGGCGCTTGAGCTCGGAAAGCCCGTTCTTGTGGAAAAACCTATTGCGCTCTCGCTCTCCGATGCCGATCGGATACTCAAGGCACGGGCTAAATCGGGTGCGGATTTCTTCATCGGCTATACCCAGCGGATGCGCCGTAGGTTTCTCTCCATCAAGGAGCAAATCGACGCAGGCAGGCTAGGCGATGTGATGTCGGCCCGGATGACGATTTACAACTCCCGCGCCGTCGGTCGGCAGGTCTACCTTCGCTCGGCCCACGCGAGCCCCATCACCGATGCGCTCACCTATATGGCCGACATGGCGCTGTGGTTCTTTGCGCCCCGAAAACCCGTTCGCGTTTATGCTCAGGCGGGAAGCGAGGTGTTCTCGGAGCATCCCGAGGGGTTGGGTGATTATGGCTGGGCCATTGTGACCTTCGATGACGGCGCGGCCGTCCAGATGGGCTCATCATGGATACTCCCGGAGCGCTGGCCCGCCTATGTGGCAACAATAGGCATGGAAATTTTCGGGAGCGATGGGTCGATTGCCGTGGATGATTCGCATAAGGACGTGATGATGGTGACGGATAAGGCGATTCCCTCGCCCTATGCGCCGGATTCCTCGGTTGAGGTGGCATTTCTCGGCTCACAGATGCCAGGTGACTGGGCGCTGGGAGATTTTTATGGCCCCATGAGGGAGGAGACGCGCCTGTTTCTTGAACATGTGACTACGGGCCGCGATGTTCCGCTTTGCGATGGCGAAACGGGCCGGGCGGTGCTTGAACTCACCCTCGCGATGGAGAAAAGCGCAAAGGCGGGCGGGGAACTCATCGAGCTTCCGCTGGAGTCTTAAGGTATGGCTCGAGATGAGTTAGGGGTCGGGCTGATTGGGGCCGGACGCATGGGCACGATACGCGCCCACCTTCTCTCCTCAAGCGCGATGGTCGATTTTTTGGCCATCTCGGACATCGACCTGGAAAAGGCCAGAGGGCTAGCCCAGCAGACAGAGGCCGCGTTTTTCACTGACGATAACCGTGACGTGATCGAGAATCCGGACGTCCATGCCGTTATTGTCTCAACGCCCGAGGGCGAACACACAGAGGCAATCTGCCGGGCGCTGGAGCTTGGAAAGCCCGTATTTGTCGAGAAGCCAATTGCGCTGACACTCGAGGAGGCTGACCGGATACTGGAAGTAAAAAAAGGATCCGAGGCCGACCTTTTCATCGGCTACACCCAGCGCTTGAGGCGACGATTTGTCTCGATCAAGGAGCACATAGATGCCGGGCGCCTGGGCGAGGTAATGTCGGCCAGGATGTCGATTTATCACCCCCGGGCCGACGCGCGGCAGATGATTGCCCGCTCTCCCGGGGCGAGCCCGTTTGTAAACTCAGTCGCCTACGTTGCGGATATGGCGCTTTGGTTCTTTGCCCCGCGTAGACCGGTTCGCGTGTATGCCCAGTCGGGCGGCGATATTTTGCCGGGCCAGCAAGAAGGCATCGGCGGCTATGGCTGGTCCATCGTCACCTTCGAGGACGGCGCGGCAGCGAACCTGGGTGTTTCATGGATTTTGCCCGAAAAGTGGCCAGCTTATATCTCCTCGATGGCGATGGAGATTTTTGGCCGCGATGGTTCTGTTGTCGTTGATGATAGTCACCGCAACGTGATGATGGTCTCGGACGTTGGGACACCCTCATCCGTAGAGGGGATGGAGGTGGCTTTTCTCGGCTCGATGATGCCTGGCGATTGGGCGCAGGGAGATTTTTACGGTCCCATGAGGGATGAAACGCGTCTGTTCATCGATCGGGTGGCGACGGGCCGCGATGTCCCGCTCTGCGGGGCCGAGGCGGGCCGGGCTGTTTTGGAGTTGACGTTGGCGATGGAGCAAAGCGCGCGCGATGGCGGCACTCTCGTTGAGCTTCCGCTGAAAGGATAAAAAATGGCGGTGAAGAAAATTGGCGTAGGAATCATAGGCAGTGGACGCATGGGCCGCCTTCGGGCGAATCTTGTGGCGGGCGATCCGAGGACGGGTTTTCTCGCGCTCTCGGATGCCGACGGTGCTCGCGCCGCTGAAATTGCCGGCGAGGTGAAGGCTAATTTTCACTCCGACGACAATGAGGCCGTACTTACCCACCCGGATGTCGAGGCGGTGATCGTCTCAACGCCAGAGCACGCCCATGCCGATCCAGTGGTGCGCGCGCTTGAGCTTGGTAAAATCGTTCTTGTCGAAAAACCCATCGATCTTTCGCTTGAGGCGGCCGACCGCATACTCGATGCTGTTAAGCGCTACAACGGCGATTTGCACGTTGGCTACACCCAGCGCCTGCGGCGCCGCTACCTGAACGCCAAGGAGCAGATCAGCCAAGGCCGCCTCGGCAAGCTCCTCACCGCCCGGATGTGCCTCTACAACCCGCAGTCCAACGCCAAGGAGATTTACGCCCGCTCCCCGCACGCGAGCCCGGTGACGGACACGCTCACTTATGTCGTGGACATTGGTCTTTGGTATTTCGAGGGAAGACGCCCGGTCAAGGTATACGCCCAGGGAGGAAGCAAGATTTTCCCTCACCCAAACAACGTGGGCGACTGGGCCTGGGCTATTGTTACGCTAGACGATGGAAGCAACATCTCTTTTGGCTGCTCGTGGATTTTCCCGGACAACTGGCCTGCTCATATCACCACAATGGGGATGGACATCATGGGCAGCGACGGGGCCATCGTCATCGATGATTCGCACAAGGATGTGATTCTGGCGACGAGCAAGGGGGTGCCCTCGCCGTATGCGCCCGATGCCTCCTCGAACGTGGTGTTTCTGGAGTCGATGATGGCCGGAGATTGGTCGCTGGGTGAGTTCTGGGGACCGATGCGGGATGAGACGCGGCTATTCTTAGAGCACGCCGCCACTGGCCGCGCCATTCCCAACACCACACCCGATGAGGCTCGGCAGACGCTTGAGGTCACTCTGGCCATCGAGCAGAGCGCCCGGGAGAATCGGCCGATAGACCTGCCACTCGTCTGATTCCGGCGAATCGAGTTTTGAAATGCCCGAGCCCGTTCAACCCGAACTACTGGCCTCTGGACCTGAATTCGAATTCCTGCGATTCAAGATGGATGATGGGACCGGATTCGTCCTGACGGGAGATCTCGATTCGGCGGATGCGCGCGGTATTCTCGGGTCGCTTGATGCCAAGCCGCAGGGTGGAGGGCTGGCCGAACTCCAGTTAGAGGAGGCCGAGCTAACGGACGGAATCTCCGTCACCCTGATGGTCGAGACGGTTCGACTTCTTCTTTCCCGATATGCTCGGGTCCAGCTGGTCCGCCCGCCCCAGGCACTCGCCCACTCGCTCTACCGCGTCGGGATGCTCGGAAGTGCTTCGCGCCTATCGCTGATCGAACCGAGGGAAGATGAAGGAGGCTGGGCGGGGTAATGCCCTAGTCGTTCTCGTATTCCCAGTCCTCGGGGTCGTATGTCGCCTGGGTGTTTCCGAAAAGGCCGCCTCGTTTTTTCACCTCGGCCTTGGCCATTTCCCAATCCCCTGCGTCTAAAGCTATTTCGAGCAGATAACCGGTTGGATCGTGAAAGTAGATGGAGATGAGGCCGAGCCCGCCGTGGCCGAAGGGGCCGTAGTATTTAATGTTCTCTCGCTTGAAGGTGTCCAGCCAATCGTCGATTTCTTTGAACTCAGCTTCCATCGCCCAGTGAACGAAATGGCCCTCGGGCACCTCTGGGGTCGAGCCGTTCAGGGCGAAAATGAGGGTGCCCAGTTTGACCCATACTTGTGGGGTTCGTTCCGCCTCTTTTTCAAAGTCAGTGTCGCCGTGGCGATGAATTACCTCGCCGCCCAAAATATTCGTGTAAAAAGCCTCGGCCTCTTTAAGGCTTCGCACCGCGAGTGCAAGGTGGTGAACGCCCTTTATTATCATGGCTTTTCCTTCTGATAGAATGGATATATGATCAATATTAATTCCATCATATATCAATAAGCGCTGGTGGGCACCGCCCATCTGATATGGTGGTTCATCTAATCGTTCTGATTAACAGGAGCCATTTGCATGGTAACTGACCCGAGATTTATTCCCAGGCCGGGGCGCGTGGGCGGCCCAGCCGCCTCGTTCACCCTGGCCGAGCGCGACCGCCGGTGGGCGGCCACGCGGGCGGAGATGGATGCCCGGGGGATTGACTGTCTCGTCATTGCCGGACGCGGATATAACACGGGCGGAAACGTGCGCTGGCTCGACAACGGCGACTATGGCGAGCGGAGCCTGGTCTTTCCCCGTAAAGGCGACCCGATGACTTTCTGGCTTCTTCAGAACTGGGGCAAATGGTACTCCGAGTGCTGCTGGGAGGGGGTCCGCTACCGGGGGCACGAGGGAAAAGTCAGTATCGTCGCCTCCGAGGCGATCTCGGAGCTGGGCTATCAAAATGGAAGAATCGGAATCGTCGGCCTCATCGGCGGGGGGTACGCTGCCGAGGGGGCAATCCCCTACATGACCTATAAAAATCTTCAGCGTCTCCTGCCGGGAGCCGAGTTTTGTGATGCCACGGACATTCTCACGCGGTTGCGTATGTTCAAGGGCCCCGAGGAGATCGCGATGCTTGAGAAGGCCTCGGAGATGGCAAACGTCGAGATCGACACAGTGCTTCGTCATGCGCGGCCCGGGGTGCGCGAGAGTGAGTTGTGCATGGAGGTGACATGCGCCGGGCTCAGGGCAGGGAGCGAGCTTGGTCGGGACCACTGGACCCTTCTCAACACTGGGAAGGGTTATCCTGTCAATCACCGGCCCACAGATAGGGTGTTGCGCTCGGGCGAGGTTCTCCATGTCGGACATTACGCCAGATACGGAGGCTATTGGAGCCACCCGCATACTTCGGTCTCCCTAGGCCCGCTTCCCGAGGAATACAAACCCCTGCGCGATGCGGTTTATGAGGCGGTCCAGAACACGATTGAAGTGCTAAAGCCTGGGACCCCCTGGAGCGAAGTGGACCGGGTGTCGGATGCCCCTATCCTTAGCCGGGGCTACAATCACGAAATCCCCCAGGTGCATGGAACCGGTGTGGATGGAATCGAGCCGCCGGCGACGACCATCGTGGCTGGTGAGATACCCCGGGAAATGCCCTGGCGCGAGCGGAAGGTCGAGGGCTCGCTTGAGGATAACGAGGAGTGGCGTGAGTTGGCCGGGGAGCGCTACAAATTTATGAAAGAGCTTACGGTTGAGGTGGGCATGTCGCTAGCAATTGAGGTGAAAGCCGCCCATGAGGACCGGATATTCCTTGAGTTTGGCCCTCAGGTCATTATTGAGGAAAATGGGCCGCGCATCCTCACGCCGGATGCGATGGACGTGATTGAGCTCTAACTCCTCGTTCTCTGAGATGGGGGTCTGCTGGAAAGATTCTTGGAAATGTGTAATATGCGGCGGGTTTTGAGTCGTCGTTTCGAACATAAATTTAAGATATAGGGGAACGTCAATGGCGGATATTCATCCAGTCTTAAGGAACAGAACAAGCGGACTCTCTTTTAGCAAGGAGCCGCTTTCATCGGAAAAACTCGAACTGATGCTTGAGGCCTTCCGGTGGGGCCCCTCCTCGGCGAACAAGCAGCCATGGCGGATTGTTGTCGTCCGCTCGCCCGAGGCGCACAAGAAATTTGACGAGGGCCTGAGCGACAACAACAAAAAATGGGCCACCGAGGCGCCCGTCAAGATGATCGTAATCGGCAACCCTGAAGAGCAGCCCCCGCGCTTTGGGCAGGACCGCTGGCCGCTCGACGTAGGATTGGCCCTTGAGAATCTTCTCATTCAGGGCTGCGACCTTGGCCTGACGGTGCACGCCATGGCGGGCTGGGATGAGGACAAAATCAGGGCGAGTTTTAATATTCCCGACCCCTTTCGCGTCGCGGCGCTGTTTGCTGTCGGCGAGCCCGGCCGCTTCGAGGACCTCTCCGAGGAGATGCAGACCAAGGCTAGCCGCCCGAATGTGCGGAAAGAGGCCAGCGAGATTTTCTTCTACGATGAGTTCGATAAAGCAGGAACGCCGTAGTAATACTGCAATGGCTCTTATCTGCGGGGGCCGAGAGGCCCCCGTTTTATTTTTATGAGTCCGTTGACCGCTCTCCCCCCAAGCCCTTAATATCCATTGGTTTTGGGCCCTCCCCTGGGGGAGGGCTGCGTTTGGCGCATCCGCCGCCCGCGGGCTCTCAAGAGAAGGCACGTTTTGTTCGATACCGATTACATCCAGAGGCTGACGATTGCCCTTCCAGCAATTCTTTTTGCGCTCACACTTCATGAGGTGGCGCATGGCTGGGTGGCCGACAAACTGGGTGACCCGACGGCCCGCTTCATGGGGCGGTTGAGCCTAAACCCGCTGGTCCACCTTGACCCGATGGGAACGCTCGCCTTTGCCCTCTCGATGATGGCGGGGATTGGATTCGGGTGGGCAAAGCCCGTGCCGGTGGACGCTCGAAACCTGCGGAATCCGCGCCGGGGAATGATGTGGGTGGCGCTGGCAGGGCCGGTGACGAATTTTGTTCTGGCCATCGCCAGTTTGTTGATTTTCATTGGTGTTCGGCAGGCTGGGCTCGCCACCGGCTATATTGGTCGGCCCGTCGCGATGATGCTTCTGGCGGCCTTTCAGGTGAACACTGGATTGGCGGCTTTCAACCTGATACCGGTGCTTCCCTTTGATGGAGGACGCATTTTGATGGGTGTCCTGCCTCGTCGGTGGGCCTGGTATTATGGCCAGAGCGAGGGCTATGGGTTTTTTATCGTCTTGGGGCTTATCCTTACCGGTGGTTTACACTGGATCATGGGACCGATATACAGAACACTTCTTCTTGCCGAGCAGGTATTCGCCGGGAACATTTTACGAATGTTAAATATTTTTTGACAGGTTTCATTTGAGAGAGAAATGACGGACGACAACGACAAGCAGAAGAGGTCGGCTAGGTTCCTCTCGGGCGTCCAGCCTTCGGGAAAGTTGCACCTGGGCAACTACTTTGGCGCCCTGAGGCAGCATATCGCTCTCCAGGATGAGGGCGAGGCCTTCTACTTCATCGCCAACTACCATGCGATGACCACGGTGAGCGATCGGGAACTCCTTGAGCGGCAGACACTCGATGTTGCGCTCGATTATCTGGCGCTTGGTCTCGATCCTAAAAAAGCGGTATTTTTTCGCCAGTCGGACGTACCCGAGGTCGCCGAATTGGCTTGGGTGCTCTCTGCTGTGACACCCAAAGGTCTGCTCGACCGCGCCACTTCCTATAAAGATAAAGTACAGCGCGGTATATCGGCCTCGGTGGGGCTTTATTACTACCCGATGCTCATGGCGGCGGACATCCTTATCTATCGCTCGCATGTTGTTCCTGTTGGTGAGGATCAGATCCAGCACATCGAAATGACCCGGGACATGGCCCAGGCGTTCAACAACGCTTATGGTGAAGTTTTTCCTCTGCCGAAGCCCCGTCTCGATGTGGGTGCCAAGGTGCCGGGCATCGATGGTCA
This DNA window, taken from Nitrospinaceae bacterium, encodes the following:
- a CDS encoding thiamine pyrophosphate-binding protein yields the protein NVLILDTQVYSNTGGQASTGTFMGQDAKMSQFGTAIPGKMERRKEISTLAMMHGDVYVAQTTCAHTNHFYKAIIDANEFPGPAVVNVYTTCQPEHGVADDVSGKQAKLAADSRAFPVFTYDPRRGETIRERMNLTGNPAPNKDWFENAKTGEVCDFITFARTEGRFAKQFDKDGNPSELLLKTKQERLQNWHLLQELAGMR
- a CDS encoding NAD(P)-dependent oxidoreductase, whose amino-acid sequence is MAKRKRKKPVIGFIGLGLMGQAFSKNLIEDGHRVIGTDPQPKAAAKLKKIGGVPFATSREVAEEADYVFISVPNSKISIKASKGKNGFLAFAKSKTPALICDTTTADPEDSRQLAALCKKKGVDYIDGCISGHSENVENRVGLLIAGGPERAYKKIAPIFKKLLDDQLYCGPSGQGAAMKVLINYLCCLQRCAIAETLRVGIRSGVKGDILFDALQRSAADSRQLRNRGERMYKRRFAKPVSTVTVLHKDIKLGMLLAKRSGSIAPLGDASLPFYEEALASGYGELDSAVVYKVYEDKEKKKKKHR
- a CDS encoding Gfo/Idh/MocA family oxidoreductase, whose translation is MPEQKPEIGIGLIGAGRMGSIRAHLASTHAVVNYLAIADIDLAKAEALAQQTEAAFFSDDNRAVIEHPDVDALIVSTPEGEHTDSICRALELGKPVLVEKPIALSLSDADRILKARAKSGADFFIGYTQRMRRRFLSIKEQIDAGRLGDVMSARMTIYNSRAVGRQVYLRSAHASPITDALTYMADMALWFFAPRKPVRVYAQAGSEVFSEHPEGLGDYGWAIVTFDDGAAVQMGSSWILPERWPAYVATIGMEIFGSDGSIAVDDSHKDVMMVTDKAIPSPYAPDSSVEVAFLGSQMPGDWALGDFYGPMREETRLFLEHVTTGRDVPLCDGETGRAVLELTLAMEKSAKAGGELIELPLES
- a CDS encoding Gfo/Idh/MocA family oxidoreductase; this translates as MARDELGVGLIGAGRMGTIRAHLLSSSAMVDFLAISDIDLEKARGLAQQTEAAFFTDDNRDVIENPDVHAVIVSTPEGEHTEAICRALELGKPVFVEKPIALTLEEADRILEVKKGSEADLFIGYTQRLRRRFVSIKEHIDAGRLGEVMSARMSIYHPRADARQMIARSPGASPFVNSVAYVADMALWFFAPRRPVRVYAQSGGDILPGQQEGIGGYGWSIVTFEDGAAANLGVSWILPEKWPAYISSMAMEIFGRDGSVVVDDSHRNVMMVSDVGTPSSVEGMEVAFLGSMMPGDWAQGDFYGPMRDETRLFIDRVATGRDVPLCGAEAGRAVLELTLAMEQSARDGGTLVELPLKG
- a CDS encoding Gfo/Idh/MocA family oxidoreductase; its protein translation is MAVKKIGVGIIGSGRMGRLRANLVAGDPRTGFLALSDADGARAAEIAGEVKANFHSDDNEAVLTHPDVEAVIVSTPEHAHADPVVRALELGKIVLVEKPIDLSLEAADRILDAVKRYNGDLHVGYTQRLRRRYLNAKEQISQGRLGKLLTARMCLYNPQSNAKEIYARSPHASPVTDTLTYVVDIGLWYFEGRRPVKVYAQGGSKIFPHPNNVGDWAWAIVTLDDGSNISFGCSWIFPDNWPAHITTMGMDIMGSDGAIVIDDSHKDVILATSKGVPSPYAPDASSNVVFLESMMAGDWSLGEFWGPMRDETRLFLEHAATGRAIPNTTPDEARQTLEVTLAIEQSARENRPIDLPLV
- a CDS encoding VOC family protein — protein: MIIKGVHHLALAVRSLKEAEAFYTNILGGEVIHRHGDTDFEKEAERTPQVWVKLGTLIFALNGSTPEVPEGHFVHWAMEAEFKEIDDWLDTFKRENIKYYGPFGHGGLGLISIYFHDPTGYLLEIALDAGDWEMAKAEVKKRGGLFGNTQATYDPEDWEYEND
- a CDS encoding aminopeptidase P family protein, with the translated sequence MVTDPRFIPRPGRVGGPAASFTLAERDRRWAATRAEMDARGIDCLVIAGRGYNTGGNVRWLDNGDYGERSLVFPRKGDPMTFWLLQNWGKWYSECCWEGVRYRGHEGKVSIVASEAISELGYQNGRIGIVGLIGGGYAAEGAIPYMTYKNLQRLLPGAEFCDATDILTRLRMFKGPEEIAMLEKASEMANVEIDTVLRHARPGVRESELCMEVTCAGLRAGSELGRDHWTLLNTGKGYPVNHRPTDRVLRSGEVLHVGHYARYGGYWSHPHTSVSLGPLPEEYKPLRDAVYEAVQNTIEVLKPGTPWSEVDRVSDAPILSRGYNHEIPQVHGTGVDGIEPPATTIVAGEIPREMPWRERKVEGSLEDNEEWRELAGERYKFMKELTVEVGMSLAIEVKAAHEDRIFLEFGPQVIIEENGPRILTPDAMDVIEL
- a CDS encoding site-2 protease family protein — translated: MFDTDYIQRLTIALPAILFALTLHEVAHGWVADKLGDPTARFMGRLSLNPLVHLDPMGTLAFALSMMAGIGFGWAKPVPVDARNLRNPRRGMMWVALAGPVTNFVLAIASLLIFIGVRQAGLATGYIGRPVAMMLLAAFQVNTGLAAFNLIPVLPFDGGRILMGVLPRRWAWYYGQSEGYGFFIVLGLILTGGLHWIMGPIYRTLLLAEQVFAGNILRMLNIF
- the trpS gene encoding tryptophan--tRNA ligase; protein product: MTDDNDKQKRSARFLSGVQPSGKLHLGNYFGALRQHIALQDEGEAFYFIANYHAMTTVSDRELLERQTLDVALDYLALGLDPKKAVFFRQSDVPEVAELAWVLSAVTPKGLLDRATSYKDKVQRGISASVGLYYYPMLMAADILIYRSHVVPVGEDQIQHIEMTRDMAQAFNNAYGEVFPLPKPRLDVGAKVPGIDGQKMSKSYDNTIEIFQEGKALKKRVMSIVTDSTPLEEPKNPEGCNVFEIYKLLSSEVEQEALAAKYRAGNFGYGNAKLELLEKIDQKFGPYREERRRLESDPAYVESVLAEGGARARAEAQATMKLVREASGLGKMPVPADEQVAAP